The window CTAGGCATCCGCTCCCCGCCCTTGATTTCATTCAGCTTGGGTACGTcccgtcaagttaggatgccctccccattcctcggaaaaagaaacattggtagacttaccgtgaattgttctttttcgaggtatggggagggcatccggccctcccGCGGATGCTGGGAAAGGAATGATATTCCTTGGGTGGCGGGGCAACTCCCAGGGTTCAAGATTGTGCTAtccctgttctttctcttcctttggagGTCTCTGGATTTTCCCTGGTTGACCTTTCTTCTGTTCTTGTTCATTCTGTTTCTCTGGTGGTTGAAAGCCAGAGTTTTTTCTCCATTATGGGGCTACAGGTTTTTCGCtcacagtcccggaactgggttgggtgtggctggagcagcatagtatatacagatctgaaatctgattggccctgtcttgaagcatgagaaggctgacaacccgtcaagttaggatgccctccccatacctcgaaaaagaacaattcacggtaagtctaccaatgtttctttttgctctcccagacacatctccccagactaacccaccacagcttcttggcttaataaaaccaaaaccagacttgtacatctcctgctagcttcttaaTTGCAGAGAGAAATATCCTCGGCGCAGAAGGGAAGAGATCTTCAAGGCcctgggcagctcgccccacggctgagagccacaaggacgagagcccttgggccagcctgccctatatagcagcagagcagcagagccccagcacagcaacagcccaggagatgttacacacctggaggagaggtggggcagaagcaaaagacagcaaagcagtcagtgccccacccaagctgttcccttcttccttcttccccttcccctaggTAGACAGAGAGATAGCAAGGAATTCCCCTTCACCAGCAAAGGAGACTATATAAAAAGCTTGTTTCTTTTCCTCAAGtgtaagtaaaagtaaagttgtgctgtcgagttagtGTCAACTCCTCActaacacagagccctgtggttttctttggtagaatacaggaggggtttgccattgccatctcctgcgcagtctgagatgatgcctttcagcatcttcctgtattgccactgcccgatataggtgtctgggaaacataccagtgagggaGCAGAGAGCAAAAGCCCAGGAAATCTCCTGTTCAGATTTCACCTCTGCCACACACTCAAGAAGTGCTCTTATGCAAGCCAGCTTAGGGATATGATGATGCTGGGCACCTTATGGACTTGTAAGGATCATTGTGATCATGTAGCATGAAGCACTTTGAACCATGGAAATGGCCTCTTAAAATGGCAGAACTTTAGTCTGTAAGCCGTCCCAAACAGCaggagaggcagggtataaatattttaaattaaataactaATAGGATGTGGCTGGTGCATGAGGTGGAGACATTTGCTCAATCACTTGAAGTTAAGAAGGGTCTTTCCCCCTTAGACTGGCTTGTAACCTTTGCTTGCGTGCTTCCTTTGCCTGTTCTTGCAGCACATAGAGCTGGCTCATCCTCTTCTGTGTTTTGTGAACATTTAAGGTGACATGCATTTTGGAACTTCTCTTCAAACTAAGAAAACTAGAAACCtgtttgagggtggggggaggaagctgAAAACTGAGATCTTGAGAGAAATAAAATCCTGCTGTTGGGCATTGTACTGCAGACCGTGGATGGGTGCTGCTCAGCTTTGTCTTCAAGTTTTCAAACATCcggtatttctgttttaaatccCTAGATGCAGCGCATTATTCTGACGGCAACATCTGCGCAAACAAGATGATGTGTTTTCTTACCTTGTGAAGAGAGTTTCACTGCAGCTCAAGCCCTTTAGGCTGAATCATACCATTTAATAGGGTAAGGGTGAGGCTCAGGATAGGGGGAAAATAGTTATAATAGAAATGCTGACACAAGAGTGACTGAACACAACAGTTCCAGCCAGAGGTGATGGGGACCAGGTCTTTCTTTGAATAAAGGCTGCATTGTTCAGGAGTTAATGCCACTAGCCTCATTCTTGCTGACCAAAGGTTCTGGCTAACGGGCTGGGTAAGCAAGCTGTGTCTGTTCCCACTGAAGTTAGTGACCTGGTGAAACATGGCCCTAGGTGGATGCTCTGCTATCCTGTGGGATTTGAATTGCAGGATGGCTTGGTTGCACAATGAAGGGCTCCAGAAGGTAATTCATCTCCATCGGTGTTGTGACGGCAACTTCTGAGCTATGTAGTGGTGCCCCGGAACACAAGAActgccttgctgggtcagaccaaggcccactgagtccagcatcctgtttccagcagtggctgACCAGATGACACTAGGAAGCTGACAGAACGGGCCTttattgcccctggatccctttttgaaaattggtgttacattggctactttccagtcctctggtacagagcccgattgcagggataagttatatattttcgcaaggagtttggcaatttcacatttgagttctttgaggactcttggatggatgctatccggccctggcgatttactAGTTtgcattttttccagacagtttagaacatcatctcttgtcacttctatccttagcctccatccccgaaaagcctggttcaggaacaagtatatgctcagtatcctctgccgtgaagatggatgcaaagaactcatttaggttctctgcaacttccatatcctccttaataatccctttcactccctcattatctaatggtccaaccgcctccctggcaggttccctgcatctgatgtgtttaaagaagtttttaaaattccccttaatgcttttagctaaattgttcttcaaactctctttttgcttcccttattgtcaccttgcatttcttttgccatagtttgtgttcctctctgttctcttcatttggacaggccttccaatttcggaaggaagtcttcttcccttttatggcttccttgattttacctgttagccatgctggcgtcctcctggacttagtggtacctttcctccttttgggtatacaacctaatattgtggttttgagtaaactccatgcattctggagtgaaatgactctcctgattttccctttcttttcaccatactcattttggagaagtttcctcttctgaaattcaaagtgcctGTGTCTGTGATTTCCTTGGTGATtgtctccctgcatgtatgctgaatttgatcgcactatggtcactgttccctaaagggttgatgacacggACATCACGCACcatgtcctgggtgccactcaggattaaatccaaggctgtcttctctctggttggttccaagaccaactgttctagggcactgtcattcagcacatctagaaatttgaccactttatcattacctgactgtgaattgacccagactatgtgtgggtaattgaagtcacccattattactgccttgcctctccttgatgcctctcggatttcctcctgcaactcccagtcactgtcagcgttttgatccggagggtgacaGCATGtacccagtagcacatttcctttcaggccttgtattgtcacccacagggtttctgtggaagactctggtcctcctaggttttctaccttgttagatactatcccttctttaacatacagtgctactccacctccaagatgCCCCTCCTTGACTCTATAGAAAGgtcagggaggggcaccttggaggtggagcttatatccagggataacagtgtcccactggttctcactgttccaccatgtttctgttatgcccactatatcttttTCTGTGTTGGCAACCAAGCAttctagctcacccatcttgtctcagaggcttctggcttggcatataagcacctatacgctgaatctcttccatggtgtctgctatctttcttttgactctttgaccagctggcacagccttctgtctggtctttatgtggttctgctctgtccccttctgttttatctgactcatttgcaccctcacactttaaaggttggcatttgccaaaccagatattGTCCAGCTTCTGTTGGCAGAGCAGCCATTTAAACCCAACAACAGAGCAACAGAAACAAGTCAGGTGAAATATCAGCATGGCCTTCTCTACTAGTGGCTCTTTACCGGCTGGGTTCCTTCCTTTCACATATTCAGAGAGAACATACACCACTTTAAAGTGCTGCAGGGAAGAGCCCTTGATCCTCCTTTTAGTTTTACAACTGTCTTTTTGTGGTCAGAGATTTTTcgggggtgagcggggagagagagagaaattactgGAACTTGAGTAAAAGGTGACAGGAAAATGttagtgagtggaaagagttttttgttttgtttttacatttgctCTTTTTGGTTCCCACAAGCAAACCATTTCTGTTACTCGGATTGTGAGGTTTTGAGGGCAGGTAGGGCAGTGGTAGACATAGGcctcaagaaagaaagaatttgaagttcagtggcagagcaggtgTGTTCCAGGCAGGTTCTGGGCTCTTCCTCTCCAGTAGCAGAGCTGGAAAATACCTCCAGCTGAGGCCCTGGAGGACCATTGTTAGAATATACTACatgggctagatggatcagtggaaTAAAGCAGAGGGGTATGGACAACTCAGTATGTAGGGAGCTGAAAGAAGCTGTCTGGcgtccctcaatgcaccatgccaggagtgcGGTGGGCTCTGTGAGTGCATGGGCTGCCTGCAGCATGAGCACATGCACAACCCTGGCTCCGGGGTTAAAGGTGcactcgtgcccttaaccctggctaaaggccagggttaaaatGTAGGTTAGGTGGAGGCAGGAGCGGCCTTGATCCCGGCACTCCATACAAGCAGCCTAACTCgggctgggctgcccaagccggggttaggctgcttgtgattCTAGCCTCATGGAATACTACCTACCTAGTCCTCTTTTGAGCTTAGAGAAATCAGCTTTCGTTGAAGCTGATTTGGCTATGCTCACCTTTAGTTTTCTATAAGACCAATAATTCCAGCACTGCATAATCACTTTTCTCCAACATCTTGCCTCATGGTTCAATACTTCCCTATTGGTTAGGATAGCCAATTCCCTTATTCTTTTCTCTACCTTCTGAAAGAGAAAGCTGTTAACAAGGCATGCCAGGAATTGGTTGGGAGATTAGTGCAAGTGCTTAGTGGAATTTGTCTCCCATCCAATATCCAAATCATTCAAGTCCCCTTTTACTAGAAACTTGTTTTAGGAAAGCATCACCTACGGTACATCATCTCCTTGGTATGGCAGTCGACTCCAACTACAGTGCTTTATTTCCTTCTCTATTTTTACCTAGATGCTTTTGACTGTGCTACCATATTCACACTCTtagattctctctctccctctctcaagctctctctgtgtgtacacacattttTGCTACCTACTTGATGTTAGGCATCAAGTTGATTTTGTTGTTGATTTTGATGCTGCTTTGATGTTACTCACCTTCCTCTATGCTGCATGAGTTCTTTTAGAACAAGTTATAGCCTTGAATTGCAATATTTTGAGCCCGAGTAATCCCACCAAGTACCAATCAAGTCGCATTTACTTTCCTGTACTAGGAGTTCGTTCAGCTTATTTATTTCCCATACTTGGTATATTCACATATAGACACCACTAGCCATGGTAATATAGGGGTTTATTCAAAGTAGTAGCCTATACACTCATGTCAGGGTTTCTCCCTGTTTGTCAGCGAGTGAGAGAGTTATATAccaagctgccttaaactgaatcAGTTTAAGAAGAatgaagaagggaacagcttgggtggggcactgactgtgctgtcttttgcttctgccccacctctcctccgggtgtgtaacatctcctgggctgttgctgtgcttgggctctgctgctatatagggcaggctggcccaagggctctcgtccttgtggctctcagccgtggggctaGCTGCCCAGGGCCCGGAAGATCTCTCCCCTTCTGCGCTGAGGATCCTTCTTCCTGCAattaagaagccagcaagagattgtacaagtctggttctggtttttattaagccaagaagctgtggtgggttagtctggggagatgtgtctgggagagtgaaaaagtgggtctggagtgggggcggcaatattacaggtagcgggcagagggaggtatggcggtgggagttgggcaggccgttacaggggaaaacgatccaggcaattgaggcctgttcctttttccggcccttctcccaaccctctgaccctagggagctctgagaacactccttcgaggattagggtgctgctgctgaatgccaggtcagttaacgcaaaaacatctctcatccacaatttgattgtggatgagcgtgctgacctggtatgtgtgacagagacctggttggatgcgttGGGctgggttggtctctctcagctttgtcctccaggtttccagatcgtgcagcagccccgcctcaagggtcggggaggaggcgttgcagtcatctttcgagagaccctccccgtttccaggtgccctgtcaggcaatctcagaatttcgagtgtttgtccttgagggtgggcctccgagataggctggggattctgttggtgtaccgaccaccctgctgcacttcagtctccctaccagagctggcgggggtggcctcggaggtggccttgggttcccccaggcttattgttttgggggatttcaatgtccacgctgaggccaccctagtgggtgcggctcaggatttcatggcctccatggcaaccatgggcctgtctcaattggtatcgggccctacccatgtggcgggacacactctggatctggtttttgccaaccgggaaataaatgatctggagatgggggaatttgagatcactcccttgtcatggacagatcatcacctggtggggtttagtttgactgctccgtcttccctctgcaggggtggtgggccgattaagatggtctggccccggaggcttatggatccgcttggattccagacggcccttggggagtttccagtgtccagagctggtgaccctgtcaaggccttggttgatctctggaatggggagatggcccgggctgttgacacggttgctcctaaacgccctccctggcttggtggagcccaatctgctccttggttttcctctgagcttagggcgatgaagcaactcgggcgacagctggaacgatgctggaggaagagtcatcacgaatccgaccgaacacgggctagagcccattttagggactactccgtggcggtgggggtggcgaagaaatgctttttctccacctccattgcgtctgctcagtgcagacaaagagagctgtttcgtgtggtaaaaaccttgctccacacatccccccagacaatgggggaggagtcatctacagcttgcctgttgctttgcagataaagttgcttgcatccgtgctgacctggactccagagttttggcagttccggcagacgtgcctctggtatcATCTGGttccgttgtgttggattcttttcagttggtgcggcctgaggatgtggacaagatcctgggcagtgtgcgggtgactttgtgcgctcttgacccttgcccttcatggctaataaaagctgccagggaggggacaggtagatggctggaggtgatcgttaatgcttcattaagggaaggcaggatgccatcgtgcctcaaggaggcggtggtaagaccactatataaaaagccctcccttgatccctccaacctggataactatagacctgtgtctaaccttccctttttgggcaaggtgatggagcgtgtggtggcgtcccagctgcagagggtcttggatgatacggattatctggacccttttcaatctggcttccgccccgggtatgggactgagactgccttggtcgctctagtggatgacctacaccgggaactagacagggggaatgcgtgcgtccctgttggttctgctggacctctcggcggcgttcgataccatcaaccatggtatccttctgggccgcctctcgagtatgggaatcggaggcactgcattgtagtggttccagtcctttcttggggggagggtccagaaggtggtgctgggggactactgctcggccccgtggccgctggcctgtggggtcccgcagggatcggtcttgtcccccatgctgtttaacatttacatgaagccgctgggagaggtcatccagggacttggactgagttgtcagcaatatgcggatgacactcagctctatctctccttgtcatctgatcctagggaggcggtggatgtcctgaatcgggggctggaggccgtgatgggttggatgtgggctaacaaactgaaattgaatccagataagacggaggtactgttggtcagtaggagagccaatcgggatgaggagattttaccagttctggatggggttgcactccccttgaaggagcaagtacgcagcttgggggtactactggacccggctctgcttttggaagctcaggtggaggcggtggccaggggtgcctttgcacggcttcggctggtgtgccagctgcgtccctttctcgagaaggcagatctggccacggttacccacgccttagtcacgtcgcggctggattactgtaacgcgctctacgtggggctgcccttgaagaatatccggaaactgcagctagtgcaaaacgcggcagcgagggttttatccggagctgcccattgggaccatatcacccccattttgaaagagctgcactggctgccggttcgtttccgggtccaattcaaggtgctggttttgacctttaaagccctaaacggtttgggccgggggtatttgagggaccgcctgctcccaagggttgctgcccacttgacgaggacatctgagggggccctgctccgggtgccgacaatgagggaggcccggctgtcgtgcactcagcacagggtcttctctgttgctgctcctagactctggaatgctctcccagtggccattcgttcctcagactccatcatggcttttagaaagcttttaaagacttggctttttacccaggcttttacataatcgtttttactgctgcttctgtgtttttatctgttgtattgtttttatgcctgttttatatgtttttagcttgatgtttttattgcttgatgtttttattgctttttattgtatgttttaattttttgtaaaccgccttggggttttcttttaacgaaaggcggtatagaaatgtaaaaataaataaataaataaaatcagacctttggtccattttagctgagtattatttatttttatgtcagCGGCCCACACACAGCTCAGACAAAATGCAGTCAGTTATGCATTGCTTGGGCTGCTGCATGTGTATAACCCCAGCCCATGTTGCAAAACAGGGCAGTTCCACTCCACCTTAAAGTTGTGCAAGCGCAGTTGCATgatgtccattggaaataatgggttttTCATCACACAACTGCATTCGTGGAGCATTGTCAGAGAGGAattgccctgttctgcaacaccatgGGCTGGGGctacacacatgcagcagcctgcattttgctgtgctgcatgtgggcTAGTGACTCTTGAAGGCTTCAGGTAGAGGTCTTTTCCAGTACAGCTACtctcttaactggagatgctagggattgaaagtgggctctttggagaggagagctggacttgtggtagcaagcgtaacttgtccccttagctaagcagggtctgccctggttgcatatgaaagggagactagaagtgtgagcactgtgagatattcccctctggggatgaagcagcgctgggaagagcagaaggtttccagttcctcctctggcatctccaagatagggcttagagagattcctgccttcaagattggagaagcctctgccagtctgtgaagacaatactgagctagatggaccagtggtctgactcagtatatggcagcttcctatgttcctatgagtctccCAAATGGCATTATAGCAAAATACAACATCATTCCATATGCAGTGTTTGCTCTTATCTCAGGTGAGAGAGCGAAGTACTCGGACTTCTGGCATGTTTAAGGCCTGCAGAACCAGGGAAAGCATGCACTCtctaataaatataaaataatgctTCACTGGTGAGGCATACAGCCTACTGTACCACTGACAGGGATACTGTAGGGAAATGGATAAACATACTAAACGCCTGGGTCACTTAAGAATATTAGGCtgtgaggaagaaaggaagaagcaTGTCTATGTCTTCTTAGGAAGGTTTGTTTTAGAATATAAAAGAGTATAAAAGAATCCAAGAATAAACCCCTTGTTTTCCCATTTTAGGTACTGGCTGGAGTTGGAAATAAAATTCAGTCACACTGATCTCCCTTGTAAGTATGGCTGCCATGTCCTCCGAGAACCATCCCTTTCCTTATCTTCAACATGGCTCCATCTTCAACCCTTCTGAAGCTAGTGGAGCTCTCCTGctcatcatgctggggaaagtctCACTCAATATATTCCTATTGCAAGTCAGAAGACAGAAGTTCCGTGAGACGTTTATGGGCTATTTCTGCATTTCACTAGCTCTTCTCGACTTGGTGCTTCTGGTGACTatgtctttcctctcccattTCCAGAACTTGATACTTTTGGGTGTTCGATTTACCAAGTACCACACCTGTCTTTTGGCTCAGATTGCAGCCTTCACCTATGGGATCTTACATTACCCTGTTTTTGTTGTGGCTGGCCTGGATTACTACTTCACAATAACCCAAAGCTCCAAATCTCCTAATGTATGTCGGAAATCAATATACACAGCTGTTGTGGTCTTCAcatggatttcagctttcttgtaTGTTCTGAGCCTTCCAGGAAACTCCATAGGGCTTGACCACTCTAATTCTGCATATCAGTGTCCTTTCTATTTCAGCAGTCAGACTTACTGGCTCTCGCTAGGTATGCTGCTGATCATATGCCTCGTTCCTGTTTTCTGTTGGTCAGAAGTTGTGGCTATGGTTCAGTCAATTAAACTAACTTCCTTTGAGAATGAGACTGTATTGGTTTTCCCTTATGTGCCCGAATGCAGCCCCAGAGACTGTCCAAAGCATCTCTTGACACGGCTTCTAATCTGCTTTATTGGCACTTGGGCACCATTTGTTTTCCTTCAGATGCTCATTGTGTTACTTGGTGCTCAGATTCCTGCCTTCATAGAGATGAACGTTCCCTGGCTTTATTTTGTCAACAGCTTTCTGGTTGCAGTTGCGTATTGGATGAGGCGGCGACACATTGAGCTGACAGAGGTGACTTGGGATGCAGATCCATTCATCTCTTGGAAATTCTGCTTTGTCCCATTCAATTGTGAATATGCAGATGAAGCTCAAAAGTCCAGCTCTGAAATTGCTAACGAGTTGCTGTGAGAGAAGAATGTTCAATCAGCACAGTATGTTGGGATGGTGGTTTTGTTACGTTTGTGAGTTCATAAGGGGATAATATATGAATGTAGCTGAGAAGTGTAAATTTGAGgatgtgtgcgcgcgtgcgtggaGCGTTATGAGATGATGTGCTATTTTCCATGTTGGAGTTCCAGTACGGGTAATTATTTCAAAATAAAGAATTAATTAAAACTTAAATGCCTGATATTGAACAGAGTTTCCCAGTAATAACCAATGCAGCATGTTTGAACTATTGAAATCAGTGAGGCCTGCATTTTGCAGCGTTGTCCCACAGGCAGTTTCAGCACCACCCATGCTGCTTGggctcggcctgatggatgatctccaagggggaattgacagaggaagtgtaactctgttggt of the Hemicordylus capensis ecotype Gifberg chromosome 3, rHemCap1.1.pri, whole genome shotgun sequence genome contains:
- the GPR160 gene encoding probable G-protein coupled receptor 160, which translates into the protein MAAMSSENHPFPYLQHGSIFNPSEASGALLLIMLGKVSLNIFLLQVRRQKFRETFMGYFCISLALLDLVLLVTMSFLSHFQNLILLGVRFTKYHTCLLAQIAAFTYGILHYPVFVVAGLDYYFTITQSSKSPNVCRKSIYTAVVVFTWISAFLYVLSLPGNSIGLDHSNSAYQCPFYFSSQTYWLSLGMLLIICLVPVFCWSEVVAMVQSIKLTSFENETVLVFPYVPECSPRDCPKHLLTRLLICFIGTWAPFVFLQMLIVLLGAQIPAFIEMNVPWLYFVNSFLVAVAYWMRRRHIELTEVTWDADPFISWKFCFVPFNCEYADEAQKSSSEIANELL